The Amblyraja radiata isolate CabotCenter1 chromosome 5, sAmbRad1.1.pri, whole genome shotgun sequence genome includes the window tcacagcgggcaccAGTCGCTGGTCACTCTCCGCcatgatcagagtctccgctttccatttggcgacatcgacGCCATCTCCGACTCCGTGCTGGGCCGGGCCGGTCTGCCATTTCTGGTCCTtccctccaaaaattgtgtccggttggagatctccgccggccatccagagcctcccgcagctgcagtaaagacgcaatggtgcaggaaggggcggatcatcccgcggagtgacagtagaagggacgctagtatgggtgttgtgggctgaagggactcgtttccagagggctagtatggacattgtgggccaaatggattgatGGGGTGGtagttcagtcactcaagcctggtgtgctgacagctcactcacggctggtgggctggcagttgactcacggctattccatttcaagcagggtgcaaggccaccaaattcaagtgcagtttcctaccatttcaagcagggtgcaaggccaccaaattcaagtgcagtttcctaccatttcaagcagggtgcaaggccacctaagtcaagtgcagtttcttaccacttcaagtagggtgcaaggccaccaaattcaagtgcaatttcataccacttcaagcagggtgcaaggcctccaaattcaggtgcagtttcctaccacttcaagcagggtgcaaggccaccgaattctagtgcagtttccgaccacttccagcagggtgcaaggccaccgaattcaagtgcagtttcatactacttaaagcagggtgcaaggccaatgaattcaagtgcagtttcataccacttcaagcagggtgcaaggccaccaaattcaagtgcagtttcataccacttcaagcagggtgcaaggccacaaaattcaagtgcagtttcatgccacttcaagcagggtgtaaggccaccaaattcaaatgcagtttcataccagttcatgcggggtgcaaggccaccaaattcaaatgcagtttcatatcatttcatgcagggtgcaaggccaccacattcaaatgcagtttcataccatttcaagcagggtgaaaccacacaaaacactacataaacaccacactcacagttcagtagacattcagtgtgttcagttgattcacagctcagagtcgtggcctctcccgcaTCTGGCAGAgagtgagccacacccacatttccgggttttataatcccttcccagaaggggcgtggccttcatgacgtgattgacaggagtgagattctcaacatttttaaaacactaataacacttttatttttcattgatgtgaaGAATCCTCtgaacctgatgagcggaggggaatgAGTAAGACGGctgaaaatcacagccgtaagtggtagcgttttatctaaaatcaatatagagtgcaaacaggaagttgtcaagtttagactttatcattctttagttcaaaccaaccaccaccaacaaccatttgctgtgctttagttcaaaccaaccaccaccaacaaccatttgctgtgctttatttcaaaccaaccacattttcatcttCAAACCACATTAGGGGCACTCAAGattagtaaaaccacactcacagtttagtaaacatgtgttcagtgttattcacagctcagactgagagacgttaccctctcacttcccccatcttgcagagactgactgaggcactcaacatttccacgttttatagtccctccagaaggggcgttgtcttcaggggagagaatctcaacattctttaaacactaataactcttttatttttaatcgatgagaaaattcctcttgtcctgcgcagcagagggggattctgagtaagatggccaaaattctcagctgtaagtggcagtgttttttctaaaatcaatatacagaacaggaagtggtcaagatcagacttttagtaatatagattaaggaaTTGGGACACAATGGATttcaatgttcctgatgttgggggagtccagaaccatgggccacagtttaagaataaggggtaggccatttagaattgagttgaggaaaactttttcacccagagagttgtgaatctgtggaattatctgccaccgaaggcagtggaggccaattcactggatgcattcaaaagagagttagaacttagatggagctcttagggctagtggaatcaaggaatatggggataaagcaggaatggggtactgattggggatgatccgccaCGAACACATTGAATAGGCTCGAAGGACCTGCACCTATGTGTCCATGTATCCATGTGTAGgagggagctgcagatgctggtttaaaccggagacagggacacaaaatgctggagtaacttagcgggacaggcagcatctctggagagaagcgatgggtgacgtttctgatccagtctgaagaagggtcaatcaTTCcttgtccccagagatgctgccggtcccgctggttactccagcattctgtgtctccctctgctGACTGTTTGTCACTGATGATCGATGCACTGGGAGAGTCGGAGTGCGATTGAGCCGCTGATCGATGCGCTCGGAGTGCGATtgagccgctgccgctgccgcgccGCTGGCGTTGGTTGTCGTTGTCATGGCGGCGGTGGGGGTGGCGGTTGAGCCTCCGGCCCTGCTTTCGGCTCCAGCAGAGTCCGACGTCTACGATGGGTCCGGCAGAGAGTCCGTCAACGCCACTCCAATGCCCAGCTTGACCCCCACCCTGTCTCCCACCCCGGTGCCGACGCCAGCCCCCACCCCGGCAGTGTCAGGCACCCCGATCCCGGGCATGGTCATCCCGGGAGAGGCCgaggcccaggcccaggcccaggccccgCCGGACGCCGGCTCCGGCTCCGGCTCCGGCTCCACCACGGCCCTGGCGGACAGTGCGGGCGGCTTCGATAGAACTTGCGTCTTTTGTAAAATCAGCAACAGATTCGTGCCGGAGGATCTGCTGCACTGGGTGAGGGCAGGGCTGCTTCTGgtagaggtggaggtggaggaaacAGCCCCGCCTCAAGGACACGGGCGGAGCCACAACAGAGGGCTGCTTGCAGGAAACACATCCCACAACATACTCTGGCTGGGGAGAAATATGGAGACGGGGCAGGAAGGACAAGATGGGTGGGAGCGGGGACTGAGGGGTGGaagatggagagaggaggagaatgaggggggagtgggaagcagagaagagaagagaagccaGTAATGGATGGGGCAGATGTAGGCAGGGAGAAAAATTTAGTAGTCGCGGGGTTGATGCTTGACATGTTTATCGTCACGGTCAATGACCTCTCTGATGTGCCACTGCTGCTCACTTGAAATCGTTTGTTTCAGCAACACACTATTTGTATAAAACCATCACTGCttcacaaaggtacacaaaaatgctggagaaactcagcgggtgcagcagcatctatggagcgaaggagataggaaacgtttcgggccgaaacccttcttcagactgatagggggtggggggaggcggggagaagaaaggaaaaaggaggaggaggagcccgatggctgagggagaggtaggaaggggaggagagagcaagggttaacagaattgtgagaattcaatgttcatgccaccaggatgcagctccccaagcggaatatgaggtgctgttcctccaattcccagtgttgctcactctggccgtggaggaggcccaggacagagaggtcggatacggaatgggagggggagttgaagtgctgacccaccgggaggtcaggttggttagtgcggaccgagcggaggtgttcggcgaaacgatcgccaagcctacgcttggtctcaccgatatagatcagctgacatctagagcagcggatgcaatagatgaggttagaggaggtgcaggtgaacctctgtcgcacctggaacgactgcttgagtccttgaaaggagtcggggggagaggtaaagcgactggtgtagcatctcttgcgtttgcaagggaaagtgcccggggaaggggtggagcgggagggaagggaagaattgacaagggagttacggagggagcggtctttgcggaaggcagacggggggagatgggaagatgtggcgagtggtggggtcatgttggaggtggcgaaactgacggaggactatttgttgtacgtgccggcaagtggggtgaaaggtgaggaccagggggactctgcccttgttgcgagtggggagatggggagagagagcagtgttacggggtatggaggagaccctggtgcgagcctcatctatagtaggggaggggaacccacattccctgaagaattaggacatttgcgatgccctggtgtggaacacctcatcctgggagcagatgcggcgtagatggaggaattgggaataggggatggagtccttacaggaagcagggtgggaggaagagtaGTCAAGATAaccgtgggagtcagtgggtttatagtgaatgtcagtcagaagtctatcacctgcgatggagcttCACAGAGTGTTGCCTGACATCAGAAAAAGAAAACCCAAGGGAGGATAGAAAGCTAAATAAAAGATTAGGAAACCAGAAGCTAGTTTGAAACCAGAGAATGTTTTTGGGATGGACTATGAGAAGATGCAGAGATATTGAGATGCGGAAAAAGGAATAAGGCAACAAATGtttctaaatgtttaagaaggaactgcagatgttggacaatcgaaggtagacaaaaatgctggagaaactcagcgggtgaggcagcatctatggtgcgaaggaaataggcaacgtttcgggtcgaggcccttcttcagactgatgtgagggtgggaggggcgggaagaagaaaggaagaggcggagacagtgggctgagggagagctgagaaggggaggagaaagcagggatacctgaaattagagaagtcaatgttcataccactgaggtgcaaactgcccaagtgaaatatgaggtgctgctcctccaatttacggtagtcctcacactggccatggaggaggcccagggcacaaaggtcggattcggaatgggagagggagttgaagtgctgagccaccgggagatcgggtaggatAATGCgaatcgagcggaggtgttgggcgaagcgatcgccaagcctacgcttggtctcaccgatgtagagcagctgacatctagagcagcggatgcaatagatgaggttggaggaggtgcaggtgaacctctgccgctcctggaaagactgcttggatcttTGAATGGAGTCAATGTTTCTAAATAGTCAGTTCATTAAAAGAGCCCGCagatatgtgaatgtttgaaacatcacattttgtgtttttgtttgtcaGGATGAACAGTTTGCCTGTTTTAGAGACATCCGACCTGGTGCACCCCATCACTATCTTGTAGTGCCAAGGAGACATATTGGAAATTGCAAAACTCTGAAGAAGGAACACATATCAATCGGTGAGATTATGTTGACTTCATTCTTGAAAATTAAATGGCTTGTGATGTTCTAAATCATGTTCCAATCCTTTACCATTTCTTCTTTCTGTAATAAACGTTTCAAGAAGTTAACTCTTAAGaccatttttttttacaaacctGAAACTAAATTTAGATATAGAACGCACACTAAATGGCTACATTAACATTTCAGGTGCCATCAGGAGTGATAGTATTGAAATGCAAATCATGTTATAGgtgtattgattgattgatcaacaATTCTTTTTTAACTTTCTTTCATATCTGTCTTCGAGCTAGAATAGTGGGAAATCTAGTGGTGCCCTTTGAGTGTttttccgtccacattcaaatttaaaaaaacgtaCAGTTATTTGAAATATCTATGATAAGAGATATCAAGGGACTTAGCTTCCCtatcactgatgtgaggctcactgaggtataatttcctggattcatTGACATACTCAAT containing:
- the hint3 gene encoding histidine triad nucleotide-binding protein 3 — protein: MAAVGVAVEPPALLSAPAESDVYDGSGRESVNATPMPSLTPTLSPTPVPTPAPTPAVSGTPIPGMVIPGEAEAQAQAQAPPDAGSGSGSGSTTALADSAGGFDRTCVFCKISNRFVPEDLLHWDEQFACFRDIRPGAPHHYLVVPRRHIGNCKTLKKEHISIVQTMVAIGKNVLLQKGIADPADVRLGFHWPPFCTVAHLHLHVLAPVSQMGFLSRMIYRANSYWFITHEHLIEKLKALPDDGSGS